The following proteins are encoded in a genomic region of Syngnathoides biaculeatus isolate LvHL_M chromosome 15, ASM1980259v1, whole genome shotgun sequence:
- the ccdc32 gene encoding coiled-coil domain-containing protein 32 — translation MIDDFEKQEVRSSGELWSQICGPSLPEIQAETPPDNSSDFQDSFQPAGGPGNGLPNGTNTTGFPNAQWEPMEDSETYIASLENRLKRLKGQPSDVTSKDMLRSLSQAKKECWDRFLHDAHASELFQSGDMDESAVEHLKRWLVPEKVAISAEELEYLLRPSQTEEPARVEREAARGDAEEEEARES, via the exons ATGATTGACGATTTCGAGAAACAGGAGGTTCGGAGCAGCGGGGAGCTCTGGTCCCAAATTTGTGGTCCTAGCCTGCCGGAGATCCAAGCAGAGACCCCTCCGGACAACAGTTCCGACTTCCAGGACTCTTTTCAGCCTGCGGGAGGGCCGGGCAATGGCctgcctaacgggacaaacacCACCGGATTCCCCAATGCTCAGTGGGAACCCATGGAGGATTCCGAGACCTACATTGCCAGTTTAG aGAATCGACTGAAGAGGCTGAAGGGTCAGCCCAGCGACGTGACCTCCAAGGATATGCTGCGTTCCTTGTCTCAAGCCAAGAAAGAGTGCTGGGATAGATTCCTGCACGACGCTCACGCCTCCGAGCTCTTCCAAAGCGGCGACATGGATGAGAG TGCCGTGGAACACTTGAAGAGGTGGCTGGTCCCGGAGAAGGTGGCCATCAGCGCGGAGGAGCTGGAATATCTGCTGAGGCCGTCGCAGACCGAGGAGCCCGCCCGAGTGGAGCGGGAGGCGGCGCGGGGGGACGCCGAGGAAGAAGAGGCTCGGGAGTCCTGA